Proteins encoded together in one Astatotilapia calliptera chromosome 7, fAstCal1.2, whole genome shotgun sequence window:
- the znf277 gene encoding zinc finger protein 277 yields the protein MAASEPSKDGKDSILEPLCFPDQPADTSSPPGVQCPGSEPLVCLFCSESVPPPRKDVLLRHLLMEHKLVIADVKLIADVPKYLLYWKGRFLEQPLTDFCSVIKTNSTGPVEKQEDYFLLCDVLPEDRVLREKLQQKRLEEVLEQQQKERDDSSFHRLCMFCSEEFTGNRSSLLNHMAREHSFSIGLPDNIVYCSEFLDTLQDKLDSLQCLYCEKTFRDKTTLKDHMRKKAHRRINAKNHEYDRFYVINYLELGKTWEEVQSEDDRELADDEDDDWSDWQAHPVSAVCLFCDHQSETLEQIYAHMKEAHGFDLHLLKTELNLKFYQQVKLVNFIRRQIHQSRCYGCTRMFDCRADALRHIAAEGHVMKLPEMSAWDQPQYYFPTYENDALLCTLSDSEEGDGDEEHRGEEIPVIAEDISNLRALKQSSVLKQLLKERGGSS from the exons ATGGCCGCCAGCGAGCCGAGTAAAGACG GTAAGGACAGCATTCTGGAGCCGCTGTGTTTCCCCGATCAGCCGGCTGACACCTCCAGCCCTCCCGGTGTTCAATGTCCCGGCTCCGAGCCGCTGGTCTGCCTGTTCTGCTCTGAGTCCGTCCCACCGCCGCGGAAAGACGTCCTCCTCAGACACCTGCTGATGGAGCACAAGCTTGTCATCGCCGACGTCAAACTCATCGCAGACGTCCCAAA GTACTTGCTGTACTGGAAGGGCAGATTCCTCGAGCAGCCGCTCACAGATTTCTGCAGCGTCATCAAAACCAACTCCACGGGCCCAGTCG AGAAGCAGGAGGACTACTTCCTGCTGTGTGACGTCCTTCCAGAAGACAGAGTCCTCCgagagaagctgcagcagaaacGACTG GAGGAGGtcctggagcagcagcagaaggagCGAGACGACAGCAGCTTCCATCGTCTCTGCATGTTCTGCAGCGAAGAGTTCACGGGAAACAG GTCGTCTCTGCTGAACCACATGGCCAGAGAGCATTCCTTCAGCATCGGACTGCCGGACAACATCGTCTACTGCAGCGAGTTCCTCGACACGCTGCAGGACAAACTGGACAG TCTGCAGTGTCTGTACTGCGAGAAAACGTTTCGAGATAAAACCACGCTGAAGGATCACATGAGGAAAAAAGCTCACCGCCGCATCAACGCCAAAAACCACGAGTACGACCGCTTCTACGTCATCAACTACCTG GAACTGGGAAAAACGTGGGAGGAGGTGCAAAGCGAAGATGACCGTGAGCTGGCGGATGATGAGGATGA TGATTGGTCGGACTGGCAGGCTCATCCGGTCTCTGCAGTGTGTCTGTTCTGTGATCACCAATCGGAGACGTTGGAGCAGATCTACGCGCATATGAAG gagGCTCACGGCTTCGACCTCCACCTCCTTAAGACCGAGCTCA ACCTCAAGTTCTACCAGCAGGTCAAACTGGTGAACTTCATCCGGCGGCAGATCCATCAGAGCCGCTGCTACGGCTGCACGCGGATGTTCGACTGCCGGGCGGACGCCCTGCGTCACATCGCGGCTGAAGGTCACGTGATGAAACTGCCAGAGATGTCCGCCTGGGACCAGCCGCA GTATTACTTCCCCACGTACGAGAACGACGCTCTCCTGTGCACGCTCTCTGACAGCGAGGAAGGCGACGGTGACGAGGAGCATCGCGGCGAGGAGATCCCGGTCATCGCGGAGGACATCTCTAACCTGAGAGCGCTGAAACAGTCCAGTGTCCTCAAGCAGCTGCTGAAGGAGCGAGGAGGCAGCAGCTAG